Genomic window (Accipiter gentilis chromosome 7, bAccGen1.1, whole genome shotgun sequence):
TAGGAAAATCAAATAAGGAATGGCATCTGAACTCTCCTAATTGTAAAGTTATTGGAGACTTTGAGTGTGTCCCTTCAAAGGAAGATGTAAGAGTTTTTTATTTGCAGATGTTCAGTAGAGAAAAAACCTATGACTTCAAATATATGGTCCATCAATGTGAAATTCACTATCCAGTATTTGTCTGCAATAACTGGGGCACCTGTGAATCTCCAGCTTGTGGTTATGTTACCTGATCAGTGGAATCGTAGTCAGAGAAGAAACTGGTAGAAAGCTGGATTTAGGGTTATAAACGAATACCCTTTTCAATTAGGTTGATTTGTCTTTGCTATGTGTAGTTTAAAAGTTTTGCAGAAACTTTTGTGACCCCACTGGCACCTCATTGACAAACAGGATCTTTGGCAGACCTTGCTTCATCAGATACAGCTGGACATTAACTGTTATCAGGGATGGGACTAGGTCCTGCTACAGAAGACCTGTTTAGTCTGTGTGCAGAGTGAGTGTGCCTTAACAACAGACCAAGCTCCTTCTTATCCTGTCTGAGAACCTACTTAAGCTTCTCCACCTCATTATAGATCTCAGCTACATCCCACCTTGCTAACACTGTTTTAAGCTACTTAGTTTTTCTGTGCAGTTGCAGTCTTTTTGGGTGAATCTTGGACCACATGTGGTCTTAATCAGATCTGTCTCCTTCTTCTTGAGGGTGGTGGTCAAACTGGCAGTAATAGCCTTGTGGACCTTACAAAGAGATGAGCTGAAAAGGTAGAGTGATAAATACCGAAACAGAAAACTGGAACTCTTTTGCTTTGGTAGGCTGAAGTCTGCTGGGCTCAGCAAAAGGAGTGTTTGAGGAGTAGAAGTGAGCCCACATATTGCTACTTAGTTTTTTTGGTAAGGATTAGGGGTTGAAGTGGCAAATTTGAATTACAAATGTGTTGATCCTTGTAGAAGGGAAgtactgcattgcttttttttttttttttttttggtccagtctaacctttttgattttttttttttttaagacctttaGGAAAAGGCAGGATGATGGGTATGTTTATGCGTGCTGGATGTGTTGTGTGTTGCGCCTTTCTGACTTCAGAAAAGCAGCTCCTAGTCTGCTGCCGGGATGTTTTTACAGGGAGAGCTGGTATTGATACCCAAGAAAGTTCTGAACCCAGTGGGTGAAGTCTCTTCTGTCTTGGCCAAAGGTGCCAGCTAAATGTCATTACAAATAAGTTTATTTTGATAGAATATGTGAATGAACTTCGGTCACTGCTGTCAGCAGAGCTGGCTAAATATATCTGAGAGGAAGTGTCTGTTCTCTCTATTCTTTCCTGGTTGATCCTTAACCCTTAATTCACAGCACTCTCACCAAAGTGGGAGTCAGTATGGACCCAAAGAAGGAAACTGAGAAGAAATTGCCCgtgaagtcagtggaaaacaagaacaaattcTCTCAGGCAAAGCTGTTGGCAGGAGCTGTGAAACACAGAAGGTTAGTTTCACACCTCTATAAATTCATGAGGAACGGAACCCAGTTAGCAGTCTCAAGGGAGGCAGGCCAAAACTGCCTCCAGAGAGTGAGGTGTGAACCTTAGCCCTAAAGAAAAAAGGGGGTAGGTATAAGAAAAGACCAGCCTTGTTTCTATAGGCTCTCACAAACTGTGGGAAAAACATGAAGCAATTCAAGTAGATAAGTGTGTGTAAAGCAAGTGGGTAGACTCTTCATTCTAGACTGCCAGGCTTGGGCAATCCTGCTTGGGGATCTAGAGGGAATCTATTTTACATGTCTATTCGTAGATATCAGTGTCACCTCACTCATGTAATTTCATTCAGGTTTGCATAATTTATCAGCCGATTTTATCTGTGTCTAAAATGGATTGTTTTAGTTGCTGCTGGGGGCAGCATGGGGGAGACATAGGTTACCAGAGAATAGCTTTGTGTACCTATTTGATCTTGAGGGCATCAGGCAAACTTCCTTGCTCCTTGCTGATTTGTACTGATACATCAACACCCTTTCCATTCCAGGGAGATGGCAGCTGGGTTTGTGATGTTTGCTGTTTTGATCTTGGCCTGCAAACACAGCTGCTGGTGTGCTACAGGTTATCAAGAAGCTACGCATGTGGGGCTAGACTTATTTCCCACAGATGAGTTGTCTAATACTTAAGATGATTACTGACGTCTCGAAATTCAGTCAGTGTTTTTGAGTCTGTCCCAGAGAATGAGAGATTATTTTAGAAGCTTATCTTGTAGGGTGATGTTTAGCTCCCAGTACAGCAATAATTGCATGTCTGAAAACTGAAGTAAGCACTTTCACCACCTAATGTGGAGGGGGTTGggtagttgtttggggttttggaaggcagagaagaaaaacccTGAACAGATAACAAGCAGccaacagtggggttttttccttgtaaCTACTAGTACTTAACCTGGTACGATGTAAGAGAAGGAGCTGGCATGTGCTTAATGGCACATCTAAAACCTGCAGATGGCATCTATTTGAGGAGGGCATCTTAACTGATATGTCAGTACCATCACAGACTTGCTTTGCAGTCTTCTGTTTTTGCCATCTTATCTTTTATTGCAAACTGGCCAAAACCAAGTGTAGCATGAGCTCAACATCTGCTCTCTGAGCTTTGTAGTTTCCTGTAAAGGATGTATTGCTATAAAACCTCCCCACACAGAACCTTTCATCTGTACTGCATATTCTGACAGGGACAGAAAAGAGTTAATGCGTAAAAATGCTCATACTTCATCACTTTAGTCCATCACAGCTGAAGCTGGGAAACATTTGTTTATGTGGATGGCTTAGGATTGGGAACATgcgagagggggaaaaagaaactgAGCTGTGACAAGGAAGAGCTCTGAAGAGTCAGAAGTCCAAGTAACGCTTCTTTCCCCCAACACCACTTTGAACCCAAAAGGacccttttcttttttaggtcAGACACTGCAGCTGTGTGTGAATTGCTGCAAAATCTACTGGGCTTCTTACTGGGTGCAAGATTTCTAGATGTTTTGGAACAGGCTCTTTAGGTACTTGAAGGAGGGGAATGAAACCCTGGAAGGGAAGAGACATGGATGTTACACCAGAAAGCGTGATAATCATCCACATGTGCAAGCCTGTGGTCATGTGGGCTGTATGAAGCTCAGGTAGTCATTCCTGATCTCCTGTGGGGTACTCCCAGCTGAATAGGCAGCACTGAGTTGCTGTGCAAGAGGTCTGACTTGGACTCCCAGAGGCATGTTTCTGTTTCCCAGGTTAACAGGTGATATTTCCAGTGTAGGTGTTGACTCTTTCTAGGATTGTGTATGTTCCCTGAGAAGCCCCAGTTAACAGCATTTTAAAGTGGTGCTGGTCATCAGGGGATCCTGCTGGCATTTGCTGTAGGTTTTTGAGGCAAAGATGTTACTTTAACTTCACAGTAATTAAGTGGTTGCTTGTGAGGaacaagacattttcttttttttttttttttttccccacagttcaGATGGTGGTAACAGTGTGAAGAGGTTGAAACTAGATACTGATCATGACGAAAAGAATCAAGGTATGTCCTGATTTCTGCACATGGGAAGCTGTCTCTCACCTGAACAGCAATTGACTCGGTGTTAAATCTGATAGAGGATTTGCTTTCCTGCTCCTTCATTATGCAAGACAGCACAGACTGCAGTTGGCATGTTCTCTCTTAAAGCAGTAGAAATGGTAACGATAGGTGCTGACAGCCTTCATAGGGCTGGAGGGAACCTCTACAGGTCATCAGTCTATCCCCTGCCTAAaccattcctgacagatgtttgtctaagcTGCTCTTAAATCTCCACAGATACAGATTGTGCACCCTCCTTAGGCAGTTTATTCTAATGCTTAACTGATTTTACCCTTAAGAGTTTTACCTGATAACTAATAGGAGTCTCCTTAGCTGCATTTCGAGCCTAGTGCTTATTCTGTCGACGGGAGACATGGAGAACAGATAATCCCCTTCCTCTTCACAGCAGCATTTGATGTATTTGTATACATCCCCTATTAGCTTTTCATGCTATGAAGTGATCTTGTCCATCCTGAAACCAATTTGTTTCAGaaactagaagaaaaattaagttgcGTTTCAGTCTTAGCTGTCAGGGCTGCAATTGACTTGCTGTCAGGATATTCTTGACACAAATAGGGTGAGCTGCAATTGTGTAACAACAACCCAAGGCGCTTCCTGAATCTCATTCTGTTGAGTAAACTTTCAGAACGCTGGAAATAATTAATTAGCCATGGAAGATGGGAGACATTGACTAGCAGAACGATGGAATAAAACTTTTCCTCAACTATGCTATTATATCGCAAAAAAATACTCAATTACACAAAGCGGAGCTATTTATTCTTATTTAGTGGGTTTGGTACTTGACAAGCATCAAACTGACAACTTTAGAATAAAAATCTGTAATGCCAGTGTAGAGCTGGGCTTAAActagagatgagaaaaaaaatcccctgagGTAGCAAGTCCTTCCTGTCAGAATAGCTTTATTGCAGCATAAAGCTGCCTTATGCTTTAATTAAATCCTGCAATCATCCACCACTGATGTGGCAATAGCAGGTGAATGGCACGTGGCAGTTCCTGGGCTTGATTAAAAGCCCTTTCCTTCACTCTTGTTTTTGACTGAGGTACCTCTCTTTCAGAAAAACCATCCTGTGTTCCCTTGGGGAGCAGCTCAGTGGGAGGCTCCACAGTCCACTGTCCCTCAGCAGCCGTGTGCATTGGGATCCTGCCTGGCCTGGGCGCCTACTCAGGAAGCAGTGATTCGGAGTCCAGCTCGGATAGCGAAGGCACTATTAATTCCACTGGAAAGATCGTCTCTTCTGTCTTTCGTAGCAACAGTTTCTTCGATGGTCCATAACAAAATCCCTCCGTGTGTAATGTAGTGCAGAGTATCTTCCAAAGCCCTGATGGATGCTTGATGCATCCTTCTGCCCCAAATATAATCTTTCTAGCTAACCTCTCAACTCTAATACACTCAGATACTTCTAAAATAActcattgtattttattttattccccctCCCGCAACTTTCCATTTCTGGGGTGCATACTGAGCCTGGAAGAAAGGCTACCATCCTAAATGAGAAGACATACCTAGTAATGTAATGAAGGTCTGAGGGTAGGGAGGAGAGagctttatcttttaaaattcttacagaaagaaagaattctGGTGATTTAAGAAGTTTATACAAGACTAACAGGCAAAAAATATTCACTTGAAGCAGTGAAGTCTTGTAGAAAAAGCCAtgtgttctgttttaaaatgtcatttttattctgtatttgagaaatgggggcagaaaagaaatcaagcagaTGGTGAAGTGTAGATTGCCATGACACTGTAAAGAAGTTTTAGTGTTACATGATTAAAGACATTCTGAACGCATGTTTTTTTATCTTGGCTTGTGCCATTCATAATTGTTCCTGTTCCATTAAGCAATTTCTGTACTACCCAACCAGCCCCTTCCTCAAACCGCCACCCAGGAGAAGTGCAAGCCAGCCTCCTACAAATGCAGAGAGAAGGTGATGGGAAACTCTTGTTCTGAGTGAGTTCGGAGGAGCTGCAGTTGTCTGTTCTGCTCAAAGGCCATTGCTCCCGCACGGGCGCTTGACAAGTCattcagcttttctgcagcagGGTCCTGAAGAGCATGAATTCAGAGTGCATGGGATTCCCCAGTTCAGCCCAACCTCTTTGTGCAGAAGCTGGAGAACTCTGCCATCCTTTGCAGTTGGTAGTTTTTGAAGTTGTATTGGATTTAAGAAACCTTACATGAGCATGTTTATGGGTGCTGTGGACCAGGAAGCCAGGCATGAGTGAGAAGTAAGCTGTGAAAGCTGAGGGCCCATCCTTTTCATCTCTGTGTGCCAACAGCACTAATGGGAGGTCGGTGGGTTGGAACAGCTCAGCTTGACTGCTCAAAGGTGGAAATGTCTTTGTGACAATCTCCCTCACAGCAGTCTTGGTCTACGTACTACACTCCGAAGTGTATGCGCTTCTGAGAAAACAGCTGATACGTGCGTACCAAAGGGCAGTTATCTGAATGTGACGCTAAGCAACTTGTAAGAGAGCAGCTGGGATAAAACAGTGAAAACTGAAGGCCTTCAGTAGGATTCATGCCTTAGCTTGAGTGTTGAACTTTCCTAAAGGAAACAAGGAGAGTTGTGCTCACGCTGAAGCTATCCTTAGCCAAATACCCTTTCTGTTTGCACAACCCTGTTCCACAATCAGATCTTTACAAACACGCTGTAATTCCTCCCCTGTTCTTCTGGGCTGCCTGGCACCTTTGTGTTTGCTCCAGAGTTGCTCCTGCCTCTTCTCCAGCTACTGTAATTATGGCGCTTTCAGGTGGAAAATAGCTAGATCTCTTGCTGCCTCCCTAATGCTTTGCTTTGGATGACTTTCATCGTACCTGGCTATGGAGTGAAATGGAAGCGgtgcacaaaaaaatatctgtttttcttGAAAGTTGCATTTGCAAGAGCCTTGAGCAGTTGAAATGAGAGATGTAGGTGTCCTTCCCTGGCATTAAGCTAGATCAATAATCTCTCTATAGACTTGGAACAGCCTAGCCTGGCTGTGAGCGTGCTGGGGCCATTTTCCTGAGTGGTATTTTGCACAACTGCAGTCAAAATGGCTGATTTAGTAAGAAATTTATAGTGGAATTTGGCAGCCAGTTGCAGGCagatgtggtggtggtggtccgtgggggctgcaggtgggtgcaAGAGGGGGGTGATGGTGGTTATGTTGGACCATGCAAGGCCAGGAGGAGATGTAATTCAGTGAAAGCAGGCAGGAGAGCTCCCCACTTTCCTCTTGTTCCCAAAAGAGCAGGAATAGGGCACTTGGGGAATGCCTTTAGCTCACACAAGCCTTTGAGTCTGAGTCACTTCTGCTGTTCTCATGGCCTGGCCCATGTAAACAAACTGCAGTTGTCCCAGCTCATCACTCCATCCGTTGGGCCCATTTACCTTCTTACAGTCAGAAGCCATCTGACATTAAAATACTTAAGTGGACTGAAAGACATGCTGGGACATGAAGAGTGCAAGGGATGGAGGATAAATCAGAGCTTCTGGAAATGGCAGCTGTGGCAGTAACCTTGCCCCAGGGCTGATATGCTGGAGAAGAACGGCTGGGTCCAACAACTCTGTCATTCAGTGAtggatgtagattttttttttttaagactgttcTCTCTTTGCCGTGACTGCATAGCGTGTGCTTCATCCCCTCCCCAGAGACAGCTTCATAAACTGCTTGTTGTCTGTGCTTGTTGTTAAAGCTTCAgagaggtgttaaaaaaaatgacaaaccCCCACAAACATGCTACTAGCAGGAGAACTTACTAGCTAGTGCAGCTGCATGTGAGGTTttcatatggaaagaaaaaaaaaattttttttccagagccacAGACTTTGATCCGGAGGCTGAGCTGTATACAGCATTATTTTCAAACAAGCTGCCTTTCAAAGGCTGCTTCTCCATTTGGAAAAGGGTggtgttggttgggttttttgccttccagagGGCTTTGCAAGGCAAATATTTCATGGAGCAGTCCCACCTCTCCTGAGGGATGGGGCCTCACCAAGCTCTGTGCTCGGAGCTGACTTGGGGCCTCACCATCAGCTTTGGCTTTGTGCTTTGGCCAAGCTGGGGGGCTGCACGGGGCAGCCTGTGTGCTGGTGACTCGGAGGGAGCAGTGACAACCATGCATTCACTAGCGGTGGTAACAAGCACGGCCAGTAGCACATATGCGTGCAAATGGGCTCCAGGCTTTAAATAGAGACACCAACCTCCCACCGCAAGTGTTTTCCCTAATGGGCACAAGGGATGTCAAGTCTACCTGAGTTTGGAGTAAGGCTGGTGATCCCTGCAGTATATTCAACTTCCTACCTGCTAGCTTCAAAAGACCTTAATCTAGTtaacaacagaagaaagcagcaattAGCGCTGAAGAGAGCACGTTG
Coding sequences:
- the PSME3IP1 gene encoding PSME3-interacting protein — encoded protein: MDGGDGTADLVINKRFVSESELEERRKRRQEEWEKVRKPEDPEECPEEAYDPRSLYERLQEQREKKQQEFEEQFKFKNMVRGLDEDETHFLDEVSRQQELLEKQRREEELKELNEYRISLTKVGVSMDPKKETEKKLPVKSVENKNKFSQAKLLAGAVKHRSSDGGNSVKRLKLDTDHDEKNQEKPSCVPLGSSSVGGSTVHCPSAAVCIGILPGLGAYSGSSDSESSSDSEGTINSTGKIVSSVFRSNSFFDGP